A stretch of the Lolium perenne isolate Kyuss_39 chromosome 3, Kyuss_2.0, whole genome shotgun sequence genome encodes the following:
- the LOC127344442 gene encoding laccase-8, with protein sequence MEPAAAMIVPLVLALCTAMASAAVVEHTFNVGGMNISQFCINSTIYTANEQLPGPTIEASEGDTVVVHVVNNSPYPLSVHWHGIFQLLSGWADGVHMITDCPIQPSGNFTYQFNITGQEGTLWWHAHSSLLRATIYDALIIKPRNGTAGYPFPAPYGEIPIIFGEWWNKNVNDVEIDAHLTGLGPAISDALTINGMPGDQTPCQAAGVYEVEVASNQTYLLRIINAAVNVELFFKVAGHNFTVVAVDASYTDPYATDVIVIAPGQTVDALMNTSAPPGLYYMAATVFESKTVSFPFNNGTATGIFKYEGAPNDTAASMPAMPAHTDVVTAGTFYWSLTGLVRPGDTTVPTAMNHSMVVEFGMEQGPCAPDQTRCQGFALVASMNRRSFQFPKNASLLEAMYDALPGMYSQDFPSSPPPVPLATKATSVKNVTYNDVVEVVLQSTTYSRVLGTENHPIHLHGFNFFVLAEGLGRFDPGTAESVYNLVNPLVRNTVVVPGGGWTVIRFTANNPGMWFMHCHLDAHLPLGLAMVFQVLDGPAPNLLPPPPLDYPICY encoded by the exons CTTCAAT GTGGGCGGCATGAACATCTCTCAGTTCTGCATCAACAGCACGATATACACGGCCAACGAGCAGTTACCCGGACCAACCATCGAGGCCAGCGAAGGCGATACGGTGGTCGTCCACGTCGTGAACAATTCGCCGTACCCATTATCAGTCCACTG GCATGGCATATTTCAGCTGCTGAGTGGGTGGGCCGACGGGGTGCACATGATAACGGACTGCCCCATCCAGCCTTCTGGCAATTTCACATACCAGTTCAACATCACGGGCCAGGAGGGCACCCTGTGGTGGCATGCCCACTCCTCGCTCCTCCGAGCCACCATCTACGACGCTCTCATCATAAAGCCCAGAAACGGCACCGCCGGCTACCCGTTCCCAGCACCCTATGGCGAAATCCCGATAATATTTG GCGAGTGGTGGAACAAAAATGTGAACGACGTGGAGATCGACGCGCACCTGACCGGCCTAGGACCGGCCATTTCCGACGCGCTCACCATCAACGGCATGCCGGGGGACCAGACTCCCTGCCAAGCTGCCGGTGTCTACGAGGTCGAGGTGGCGTCCAACCAGACCTACCTCCTCCGCATTATCAACGCCGCAGTCAATGTCGAGCTCTTCTTCAAGGTCGCCGGCCACAACTTCACGGTGGTCGCCGTGGACGCGAGCTACACCGACCCCTACGCCACGGACGTCATCGTGATCGCGCCGGGGCAGACAGTGGACGCCCTCATGAACACCTCGGCGCCGCCAGGACTGTACTACATGGCGGCCACCGTCTTCGAGAGCAAGACCGTGTCGTTCCCCTTCAACAACGGCACCGCCACCGGCATCTTCAAGTACGAGGGAGCGCCGAACGACACCGCGGCGTCCATGCCAGCCATGCCGGCGCACACGGACGTGGTCACCGCCGGCACCTTCTACTGGTCCCTCACCGGCCTCGTCCGGCCGGGCGACACAACCGTGCCGACAGCCATGAACCACAGCATGGTGGTGGAGTTCGGGATGGAGCAGGGGCCTTGCGCGCCGGACCAGACGAGGTGCCAGGGGTTCGCGCTCGTGGCGTCCATGAACAGGCGCTCGTTCCAGTTCCCCAAGAACGCGTCGCTCCTCGAGGCGATGTACGATGCTCTCCCGGGCATGTATTCCCAGGACTTCCCGAGCTCCCCGCCGCCGGTGCCATTGGCCACCAAGGCCACGTCCGTGAAGAACGTGACGTACAACGACGTGGTGGAGGTGGTGCTGCAGAGCACAACGTACAGCCGCGTGCTCGGCACGGAGAACCACCCGATCCACCTGCACGGGTTCAACTTCTTCGTGCTGGCGGAGGGGCTCGGGCGGTTCGATCCGGGCACGGCGGAGAGCGTGTACAACCTCGTCAACCCGCTGGTGCGCAACACGGTTGTTGTGCCGGGCGGCGGGTGGACAGTCATACGGTTCACGGCGAATAATCCAG gCATGTGGTTCATGCACTGTCACTTGGATGCGCACCTGCCGTTGGGGTTGGCGATGGTGTTCCAGGTGCTCGACGGTCCAGCCCCGAATCTGCTTCCTCCGCCTCCCCTTGACTACCCGATCTGCTACTAA